A section of the Paenibacillus odorifer genome encodes:
- a CDS encoding extracellular solute-binding protein has protein sequence MKKWIGICLATVMGATVIAGCSNKDKEETAGGSSNTPQKTEFSISMRTLAFNYVEKSPDLNKDKWVKKLEEMTNTDLDIVLVPHKEFEQKMVQMFATNDIPDVVQGSGGVNGKEMAGSVEAGVFMPLDDLLQQNGQNLLKVIPKEAWENVTYQGKIYAIPEFLSNPSRRATWIRKDLLDQTGLQVPKTVDEYLTVLRAFKKLGIENPYMGRQDFKYADAFFGAYDVFPYLTMFEEVNGQVQPKFMDSENMMKALQTYNTMYTEGLINKEFATINPTNYKNAILSGKAGMWTMNANELLQWEQQLKATTPSAKLEIIPSPVGPDGKGGSYLYGSATRTYFIKEGTKNAADIVKFFDWMLSEEAETFFTFGIKDETYKEENGKIVYTSPADSAAIDEERYRQSFLWMVQDTTYNKGVLNMTEEGRSLINVYDTILANEGRDGIQFDPRLDALVKNPDIAPNSDTAPPVLLTHMVKMVYGKEPISDWPKVVEEWLSKGGNDVIKEATEKYNNKVGVTMPRR, from the coding sequence ATGAAAAAATGGATTGGCATCTGTCTGGCTACCGTAATGGGTGCTACCGTTATTGCAGGTTGCTCGAACAAGGACAAAGAAGAGACTGCCGGAGGTTCGTCAAATACGCCGCAGAAAACTGAATTCTCGATCTCGATGCGGACGCTGGCTTTTAACTATGTTGAGAAATCACCCGACTTGAATAAGGACAAATGGGTGAAAAAGCTGGAGGAGATGACAAACACAGACTTGGATATTGTGTTGGTTCCTCATAAAGAGTTCGAACAGAAAATGGTGCAGATGTTCGCCACTAATGATATTCCGGATGTCGTTCAAGGCTCGGGCGGCGTAAATGGCAAGGAAATGGCTGGTTCCGTTGAAGCTGGTGTGTTCATGCCCTTGGATGATCTGCTGCAGCAAAACGGCCAGAACCTTTTGAAAGTAATCCCGAAGGAAGCTTGGGAGAACGTCACCTATCAGGGAAAAATTTATGCAATACCGGAGTTTCTGTCCAATCCCTCCCGACGGGCGACTTGGATTCGCAAGGACCTGCTGGATCAGACCGGCTTGCAGGTTCCAAAAACGGTCGATGAGTACTTGACTGTGTTGCGTGCCTTCAAAAAGCTGGGGATAGAGAACCCGTACATGGGTCGTCAAGACTTCAAATATGCGGATGCTTTCTTTGGCGCTTATGATGTTTTTCCGTATCTGACTATGTTCGAGGAAGTAAACGGCCAGGTTCAGCCGAAGTTTATGGATAGCGAAAATATGATGAAGGCGTTACAGACCTACAACACCATGTATACAGAGGGTTTGATCAACAAGGAATTTGCCACCATTAACCCGACCAACTACAAAAATGCGATTCTCTCAGGCAAAGCGGGCATGTGGACGATGAATGCCAACGAGCTTCTGCAGTGGGAGCAACAATTGAAGGCTACGACGCCATCCGCCAAGCTGGAGATTATTCCTTCGCCAGTGGGACCTGATGGAAAAGGAGGCTCCTACTTGTACGGCTCCGCCACGCGCACCTACTTTATCAAGGAAGGTACGAAAAATGCTGCGGATATCGTGAAATTTTTTGACTGGATGTTGAGCGAAGAGGCTGAGACCTTCTTTACCTTTGGGATCAAGGACGAAACCTATAAGGAAGAGAACGGCAAAATCGTATACACTTCTCCTGCGGATTCCGCTGCTATAGATGAGGAGCGCTACCGCCAGTCTTTCCTCTGGATGGTGCAGGATACTACTTATAATAAGGGTGTCCTTAACATGACAGAAGAAGGCAGAAGCTTGATCAATGTATATGATACTATTCTGGCTAACGAAGGCCGTGACGGAATTCAGTTCGACCCGCGGCTAGATGCCTTGGTGAAGAATCCAGACATTGCACCTAACTCGGACACGGCTCCTCCGGTACTGCTGACGCACATGGTAAAGATGGTATATGGCAAGGAACCTATCAGCGACTGGCCGAAGGTTGTGGAAGAGTGGCTTTCCAAGGGCGGCAACGATGTCATCAAGGAAGCTACGGAAAAATATAATAACAAAGTTGGCGTCACCATGCCACGCAGATAA
- a CDS encoding serine hydrolase domain-containing protein: protein MLSSTELSKLNEVNYREDRLEALNHFYEDLCNKKVADGYIYSLSRYGKIFANGAGGRFSYEEDSDQELKTDTIFRIASITKLFTATAIWQLADDGKIFMGQPVSSILPEFDADPFKPITIAHLLTHTSGIAPDHGTISDTYYKSAWWYIYESELGKENWIKAGLSYGIRFPVGTQWMYSSFGYVVLGAIIEKITGVFAEDYIMDHIVKPLGMTDTFFDIPPEKAGRIAIRSEEAKEYLQKLQNGEITDEEQRSEEEIKTPGTGGGLYSTVNDLQKFGIMLLNHGEYEGGHVLSRMAVQRMTKRFNSEKIPNYAWGDGGADRPYGLGPDLRYNESTSYSEGTFFHEGWGSCSLVVDPVEKLIAVWYIPFHKNIWDGRGIFGTNNVIWSGLE from the coding sequence ATGTTATCATCCACAGAGCTTAGCAAGCTGAACGAAGTGAATTACAGGGAGGACCGATTAGAGGCACTTAATCATTTTTATGAGGATCTCTGTAATAAGAAAGTAGCCGATGGCTATATTTATTCTCTTAGTCGTTATGGAAAAATATTTGCTAATGGAGCGGGGGGACGCTTCAGTTACGAAGAAGATAGCGACCAAGAATTGAAAACGGATACAATTTTTCGAATCGCTTCTATTACCAAGCTGTTTACGGCAACAGCGATCTGGCAGCTTGCAGATGATGGAAAAATTTTTATGGGACAACCAGTTAGTTCTATTCTTCCAGAGTTTGATGCCGACCCTTTTAAGCCGATTACAATTGCTCATTTACTGACTCATACCTCCGGCATCGCACCTGATCATGGAACTATAAGTGATACTTACTATAAAAGTGCATGGTGGTATATTTATGAATCAGAGCTTGGAAAAGAAAACTGGATTAAAGCTGGACTTTCCTATGGCATTCGTTTTCCGGTAGGGACTCAATGGATGTATTCCTCGTTTGGATACGTGGTTCTTGGTGCAATTATTGAGAAAATAACAGGTGTTTTTGCAGAAGATTACATAATGGACCACATTGTAAAACCGTTAGGCATGACAGATACTTTCTTTGATATACCGCCTGAGAAAGCTGGTAGGATCGCTATTCGTTCGGAAGAAGCCAAGGAATATCTTCAGAAGCTGCAAAACGGGGAAATTACGGATGAAGAACAAAGGTCTGAGGAAGAAATCAAGACTCCCGGAACTGGTGGGGGACTGTATTCAACCGTTAATGATCTACAAAAGTTCGGAATCATGCTGCTTAACCATGGGGAATACGAAGGGGGTCATGTCTTAAGTCGGATGGCTGTTCAGAGAATGACCAAGCGGTTCAATTCTGAAAAAATTCCAAACTACGCATGGGGAGATGGAGGAGCGGATAGACCATACGGTCTTGGGCCAGACCTTCGATATAATGAAAGTACATCTTATTCTGAAGGCACTTTTTTTCACGAAGGATGGGGGTCTTGTTCTTTGGTCGTTGATCCGGTAGAAAAGCTGATTGCCGTTTGGTATATCCCTTTTCATAAAAATATATGGGACGGTAGAGGGATTTTCGGTACAAACAATGTGATCTGGTCCGGACTCGAATAA
- a CDS encoding ABC transporter permease: MVSIFVGPVYFLVQYYIWSAVYSGESYINGMSLSQMLSYFCATMLINYLTMDFADWNLQMLIRTGKFITFSLRPLNHMFFALSQKAGHRVLGLLFEFLPCFMIFFFIFHIDVLPANLLYAILSIAMAFMMNFFIHYSIGMVAFWMVQSSSIRNFFNLCEGIFSGSLIPLVFFPKSLQMASFFLPFQYTAFLPAMVYTGSYTLADISLPIPQVLLLQLIAVIIAGVVCRVLYAVSLKHFTGVGA, encoded by the coding sequence ATGGTTTCTATTTTTGTAGGCCCAGTGTACTTTTTAGTGCAGTATTATATATGGAGCGCTGTTTATAGCGGGGAATCTTACATCAACGGGATGTCACTCTCCCAAATGCTTTCCTATTTTTGTGCTACGATGTTGATCAACTATCTGACTATGGATTTTGCCGATTGGAATTTACAAATGCTTATTCGTACCGGGAAATTCATTACGTTTTCGTTAAGACCGCTAAATCATATGTTCTTTGCTTTATCTCAGAAGGCAGGGCATAGGGTACTTGGGCTTTTGTTTGAATTTTTACCTTGCTTTATGATCTTTTTCTTTATTTTTCATATTGATGTCTTACCCGCAAATTTACTATACGCGATTCTTTCAATAGCTATGGCGTTTATGATGAATTTTTTCATTCATTATAGTATTGGAATGGTCGCCTTTTGGATGGTGCAATCCTCTAGTATTCGTAATTTTTTTAATCTCTGCGAAGGGATATTTTCAGGATCGCTGATTCCATTAGTATTTTTCCCAAAATCCTTACAAATGGCATCCTTTTTCTTACCCTTTCAATATACGGCCTTTCTTCCAGCAATGGTCTATACAGGTAGCTATACTTTAGCTGATATAAGCTTACCTATTCCTCAAGTGTTATTGCTGCAGCTCATAGCCGTAATTATTGCCGGAGTTGTCTGCCGGGTGCTGTATGCGGTGTCGCTTAAGCATTTTACGGGGGTGGGCGCATGA
- a CDS encoding ABC transporter permease codes for MKRMYQIYKTCMKANIASAITYRVNFIFNSLIMLIGNVLFPLVTVFIYNSNASFAGWTFKEALLIQSVFILSTACAGIFFNGIMWNTMSHVVEGTLEVVLIKPTSSLFLLLARSFEFESIGLLGGGVIMFVYALSGIDGMTIGSWLLFLLLFGAGLLVMFGVALIVAAISFKWVANSRLPEMFESIKSFGRYPGTIFPKAVVAVSSFLFPVSMIAYFPASTLIGRWEPYFFIAIIPCVLFAAFGIWLYTYMLRSYKSAGG; via the coding sequence ATGAAACGTATGTATCAAATATATAAAACCTGCATGAAGGCGAATATTGCTTCTGCTATCACTTATCGTGTTAACTTTATTTTTAATAGTCTTATCATGCTCATAGGGAATGTGCTGTTTCCTCTAGTAACGGTATTTATTTATAATTCGAATGCTTCATTTGCAGGATGGACCTTTAAAGAGGCGCTGTTAATTCAATCCGTTTTTATTCTGTCTACGGCTTGTGCCGGGATTTTTTTTAACGGAATTATGTGGAATACGATGTCTCATGTTGTAGAAGGGACTTTGGAAGTGGTATTAATTAAACCGACCTCGAGCCTTTTTCTGCTGTTGGCCAGATCTTTTGAGTTCGAAAGTATCGGGCTTTTAGGTGGAGGAGTAATCATGTTCGTATACGCACTTAGCGGAATCGATGGGATGACCATAGGCTCTTGGTTATTGTTCCTGTTGTTGTTTGGTGCAGGGCTGCTTGTTATGTTCGGTGTGGCGCTTATTGTGGCAGCGATTTCCTTCAAATGGGTGGCGAATTCCCGCTTGCCGGAGATGTTTGAGAGCATTAAGTCTTTTGGACGTTATCCAGGGACGATTTTTCCTAAGGCAGTCGTAGCTGTGAGTTCTTTTCTGTTTCCGGTCTCCATGATTGCCTACTTTCCAGCATCTACACTGATTGGCCGATGGGAACCCTATTTTTTTATAGCGATTATTCCTTGTGTATTATTTGCTGCCTTCGGAATTTGGCTCTATACATATATGCTTCGCAGTTACAAAAGCGCCGGAGGATAA
- a CDS encoding ABC transporter ATP-binding protein, producing the protein MDIITVKNLTKQYETYHRGQDAKSVFKSLFHREKSIITSVEDLSFSVGKGEIIGILGPNGAGKSTTIKMLTGVLYPTSGEINVLGYNPHKQKNQYVKQIGVLFGQKSQLIWDIPPLDSFYMNKEIYDIPTNDFRTRLDQFVNMFEIGDIITKPTRTLSLGERMKCEFIMAMLHSPPVVFLDEPTIGLDVIAKQRIREFIKQMNQEGTTFILTTHDLEDVERLVQRVLIIHQGKKVYDDKFSELRLHLGAQKVVRLSAATTIGNIDLPGTQISERISDYEVELLIDTEQCKMGEFLHILSEKVEILDISIKEIPIEKIISSIYEMDMGEHIQA; encoded by the coding sequence TTGGACATTATTACCGTCAAGAACTTAACCAAGCAATATGAAACCTATCACCGTGGACAAGATGCAAAAAGTGTATTTAAAAGTCTGTTTCACCGTGAAAAATCGATAATTACCTCTGTAGAAGATCTTTCGTTTAGTGTTGGAAAAGGAGAAATCATTGGCATTCTGGGTCCAAACGGTGCAGGGAAATCTACGACTATTAAAATGCTGACAGGCGTTCTCTATCCTACCTCGGGCGAAATAAATGTTCTAGGGTACAACCCTCATAAGCAGAAAAATCAATATGTAAAACAAATCGGGGTATTGTTCGGACAGAAATCGCAGTTAATATGGGACATTCCCCCTTTGGATAGCTTTTATATGAACAAGGAAATCTATGATATTCCTACGAACGACTTTCGTACAAGACTAGACCAATTTGTAAACATGTTTGAGATTGGCGATATTATTACTAAGCCCACGCGCACCCTTTCCCTGGGAGAACGAATGAAATGCGAGTTTATTATGGCGATGCTTCATTCACCACCTGTGGTTTTTTTAGATGAGCCAACGATCGGGCTGGATGTAATAGCTAAACAAAGAATCAGAGAATTCATTAAGCAAATGAATCAGGAAGGCACCACATTTATTCTGACAACACATGACTTGGAAGATGTAGAGCGTTTGGTTCAAAGAGTACTTATAATTCATCAAGGGAAAAAAGTATATGACGACAAGTTCTCTGAACTTCGACTGCATCTGGGTGCCCAAAAAGTAGTTAGGCTTTCAGCCGCCACAACTATTGGAAATATTGATCTGCCTGGCACTCAGATATCGGAAAGAATATCGGATTACGAAGTGGAGCTGCTGATCGATACCGAGCAATGTAAAATGGGCGAGTTTCTGCATATTCTTAGCGAAAAGGTAGAGATCCTTGATATATCCATTAAGGAGATTCCCATTGAAAAAATTATCAGCTCCATTTATGAGATGGATATGGGAGAACATATTCAAGCTTGA